The Deinococcus aquaedulcis genome includes a window with the following:
- a CDS encoding DUF790 family protein produces MLPTELLMFRVKAGLVEPRRLKPTPQNLALAETLIGAFEAHIGKRRFELDDELRTLEAGRQDFKVLRGLAHLLTNLGTFEAAGPVEPGVVRARVFELAQAGVPSRRTTTLVLEQAGRSLGLERPLSPDELTAALYADLPDQQTLVAFEPPAPLELIHRYDLAQAQGTLYRASELVITARRNEPARYKQLLKYLKFFGLMATVEGDANLGFTLTLDGPASLFGQTTRYGLSMAKFLPALLHVTKWDLSATLKPRRDLAWVDPADTEWSFQLTSEDGYVSHYAPPQEHDSALESGFTERFAKLDTPWQLEREVDLVPVPGGVILPDFRLVQGERSVLVEIVGYWRPEYLRKKFELLRKAGRRDVIVCVSERLNLERAGVDPSDFGDRVVWFKGVLNPKDVLALAERYAVREGE; encoded by the coding sequence ATGCTTCCGACTGAGCTGCTGATGTTCCGGGTCAAGGCCGGGCTGGTGGAGCCCCGGCGCCTGAAACCCACCCCACAGAACCTCGCGCTGGCCGAAACCCTGATCGGCGCTTTTGAAGCCCACATCGGCAAGCGGCGCTTTGAGCTGGACGACGAACTGCGCACCCTCGAAGCGGGGCGTCAGGATTTCAAGGTGCTGCGCGGGCTGGCCCATCTGCTGACCAACCTGGGCACCTTTGAGGCCGCCGGGCCCGTGGAGCCAGGGGTGGTGCGCGCGCGCGTGTTCGAACTGGCGCAGGCGGGCGTGCCCAGCCGCCGCACGACCACGCTGGTGCTGGAACAGGCGGGCCGCTCGCTGGGCCTGGAGCGGCCCCTGAGCCCGGATGAGCTGACGGCCGCCCTCTACGCCGACCTGCCGGATCAGCAGACCCTGGTGGCCTTCGAGCCACCCGCGCCCCTGGAACTGATTCACCGCTACGACCTGGCGCAGGCACAAGGAACCCTCTACCGCGCCTCCGAACTGGTGATCACCGCGCGGCGCAATGAACCGGCGCGCTACAAGCAACTGCTGAAATACCTGAAGTTCTTTGGCCTGATGGCCACCGTGGAGGGTGACGCCAACCTGGGCTTTACCCTCACGCTGGACGGCCCCGCCAGTCTGTTCGGGCAGACCACGCGCTACGGCCTGAGCATGGCCAAGTTCCTGCCCGCGCTGCTGCATGTGACCAAATGGGACCTGAGTGCCACCCTCAAACCCCGGCGCGACCTCGCGTGGGTGGACCCTGCCGACACCGAGTGGTCCTTTCAGCTCACCAGCGAGGACGGGTACGTCAGCCACTACGCCCCGCCGCAGGAGCACGACAGCGCCCTGGAATCGGGGTTTACCGAACGCTTTGCCAAGCTGGACACGCCCTGGCAGCTGGAACGCGAGGTGGACCTGGTGCCGGTACCAGGCGGCGTGATTCTGCCGGATTTCCGGCTGGTGCAGGGAGAACGCTCGGTGCTGGTGGAAATCGTGGGCTACTGGCGCCCAGAGTATCTGCGCAAGAAATTCGAGCTGCTGCGCAAGGCTGGGCGCCGCGACGTGATCGTGTGCGTGAGCGAGCGCCTGAACCTGGAACGGGCTGGCGTGGACCCCAGCGATTTTGGCGACCGCGTGGTGTGGTTCAAAGGCGTGCTGAACCCCAAAGACGTGCTGGCCCTGGCCGAGCGCTACGCAGTGCGCGAAGGGGAATGA